TTCATATTGAACATGACAAGACTCATATGTTGAATTTGGCAGAATCAGAAATTCAACTGAGGCCCATTGACTTCTGAGGACGAGCAAGGGCTTTATTGCCTGTCAAATTCCTACACTCTTAATGGTTTAGAAAAATGTGCAAGACTGGAACACAAACTGGATGCAAAAAACTGATAACAATACTGCCAAGCAGCCACAAATATTTTGGTATTCACAGAATGAAATGGCTGCAATGAAGAGGTTTCTCTCTAGTTTGGTTtacctttccttctgctgtggccctgtgctgtggcacaTATTATGGGTTGTATGAGTGCCTGGCAGTGGCTGATAGCTCAGTGTGAACACGCTGAGCCCTGACACTCCCCAGAGGTGGTCACTGAGCCACAAAGAGCGAGGCAGGAATGGCCCCggggagctcaggggctgcagagcccccttCCCACTCCAGCCCTGCGTGTCCTCTGTGCCCCACTGCCTGCAAGGACAGGATTGCCTGCTCTGTGGGACTGCTCCCGGGGCCTGCTCTCACCTGGAGATGAGGCTGGCTTTTCCCAGTGCACTCTGGCTCAGCGAAACACCTAGACAACAGGCTTTGCTCTCAATCAGGGAAACAGCTTGAGGAGTCAGGAGTGGAGGAGGCAACCTGTTAAGTGTTGACTGCAGCCCCTATTCGACttgcccctgtgctgctgttagGGAGACGCTAGAGATGAAGGAGTGAAGTTGAGCCTCAGATGAAAGGGGTGTGGAGGGAGTGTGATCaagttttccatttcttcctcattatcctgctttattttatatatttacatcaATTAGATTCATTTTCTTGGTGTCAAATTCTTTGTGTCTCTGACAGtaactggtgagtgatctcCCTGCCATTATTTCCAATCCTGAGtatttccatctcttttttcACCTCTGCCCTTCCTGTGggtgagagagaaggaagagctcAGTGGAGTTCTGGCTTCTCCCTGAGGACAACCCTTCACATCAGGTGAAACATGAAATAGTgccagaaaatacaaaacagaACCTGAATTGGTCACTTCTACCAGCAGATGAGGTCTAGAGGCAGATTGTAAGCATCTCTGCTGGAAACATCTGCCGTGTGAAAGGCCTTGAAAGGACAGAATCAGCCACacatccctttttcccctgttgctgctgctcttgcacTTCACCCTTTTATCTGATAATCCTGTCCAGTTTCAGAGGAAAACCCTGAACGATCCATCTCGTTCCCTCCATCCAGTGCAGCATCCATCCCTCCCAACCTCACATGCCACAACACTCAGCAGGCAAAACTCAGCACCTTGCACATGTTACCACACATAACACCACACAAAGTCCCAGAAAACAACACTGCAGATCCATTCTTCCCTCCCCATGAAACCCCTGAGAATGTGACAGCCAGCACACAATCCCTGTCTGTCCTGTGCACCAGCCCCAgtcagctggcactgcaggggacagggtgtccaccagcacagccaccctgcacagcccatggGCACAGATGCAGgatgtgcccagcctggagaagctgaCACATGAGAGGTGCCAGAACTCAATGGGAATGGCTTTCCAGTGCTGgaatgttgtagtgtgttgttaagtttcttgtgttattcccccaatttatgtattgttcccccctattatgtgtaaaatggttttgtcctccccagttttcccgccacagccctgatGTCCCTTATGTTACTATGGTTAcccctgtgtctgtcacccaaGTTGTATAATTTCtcctgcccctttttccctttttagtaaatcttttctcctccctgggctcagtcaatcacccccccctcctcctggttttccagaactTTCGTTCCCCGTTCCCCTGGAGGTGGTGATTGGCTGGggtcccgggacccctcccttaccttttgattattggtttccatggagtgtcagttctgtgaacttcatcccctcacctttcccgattggttccacCTGTAcacacccccctcctttataatcctgtttcaccccctattcGGGGCCACTTTCCTGGCTGGTTTCCCCATGTTGGATTCCCCTATACCATCAAcgtcgtggggtgacagcctttatcccaatatcgtgtgttgtgtctggcagttgtgcctttcctctccccccccccccccgccccagccGTCTTGCTGCGGTGGGgcggggaagagaggagggagtgTGTGACTAGGCACTTCtagcttttggcttttgctgcttggcttggctagccgcttgcttacttgctttctgctttttgcactgtttttttttcccttttcttttgttctctctttcttaccctcccctgaagatactggaccggctccggacctgacctgaaagctccaggacacccgaagcTTGCGAGAGAAGCTCAGCGCccttcacaacacagtctggtctcttttcttttcttttcttgtgttggggagtgttcttttgttacttgtaaataaataggttttgttttccactttgctcctccgagaaattccttcccgaacccggtgttgggggaggggtggttggaggtttgttttgttttggggggctcccttttagagatttcccctaatttgtcctaaaccaggacaatcaATAAACCAATGTTAACCCCCGGACAAGTGGTCAGCTCCTTTCCTtgccaataccagcggtgtgaaccagtccgcagccagcgcaGCCCAAGGCCCTCAGACGCCACAGGGTGCTGACTAGTAATTGCAGAGAGGCGTCGGCCattcgccctcagctagccggactttGACCTTCGGGCCACGTATGCCCCCCCGCACTGGAAGAGAATGGAAAATGTGCTCTGGGTCATATTCCAAGTCTTTATGGCGGCCAGTCAATGCAATTAGGAGCATGTGATATGAATATTCATTCAAGATCCTGCTGGCTGTTCTATCCCACCGAAAACATGGCTATCATCCtttggaagagagaaaatgctGGGGGTTCATTTCCTGTAACCATAGAGCTCTTGCTTGGGCTTTCATTTCTCCTGCTTCCACCACAGCATCAGATGAGTCTGCTTGGTTGCTGTGGTCCTGATGTGCAAGGCCAAATGGGACAGGTCCTGTACTACCCCAAAGGGCACGGGCAGTCCATGCCCCACAGAGCTTAACGCAGTTTGGCTGGGAAAAACCTCTCAGCTTTCAGGGTCTAAATTGATTAGGAAGCTTTAGGGCGCTGCAGTGTGGGGGAAACCCAGCATGGTGCCATCTTTGaaagccttccctttcccaagCAGATGAGATTGGAATCATGGCACAGGGACTTGTCTGATTTTTAGCCTTTTATGTTATATGGTCCAAATTAAACTTGTAAGAAGTACAAGCTTTATTTTCTTGGCTCCCTTCACCTGCTATACTATGGAGCTCTTCACTTACTCGTAAGGCAATGCCACTGGAAAAACCAACATGGATTTCAGTGCCTGTGaagtataaaataaaactgcaattCTCCAACATCAGGGCTCAATGTTGCAGCACCCAGACTCTCAGACTGAAAAGGACAATGAGTCCCCTGacctgctgagcacagccaggtctCTGCATGATCATCATAGGCAAAAAAGGGACACAGGAACCAAGATCCTGAAACCTGACACTGAGCAAACAGGGATCAGtatcaaaatcaaaacaatctCCACCACAGAAAAACATCTCCGCTCTTTGtgtcacccagcacagcccccccaaaccaACATTCAAATAGTCAAGAGTGGCCCTGGGTAAGAGGATACCCAGCGCATTTACATCCctgcacctgccctgtgcccacagcagtggcaccaaaatcccccccagcagaagcagcggcagcagcagcagcagcagctctatAAAGCTCCTCTTGCCATCCCTGACACTCCACCAACAGCAGCCACTGACCTgcctcaggctctgctgccacagcccccttggccagcacagctctgctccccagctcaCACCATGGAAGCTTCACCTTTTCCACAGCAATCCAATGTCACTGCACACGGGGCCACAACTGTGGCCATCATCaccctggaggtgtttgtggGCATGTGGATAAATGCTTTCATCGTTTGTGTGCTTTGCATTGCCTGGGTCCAAAAGAAAACCCTGAACTCTAATGAGAAgatcttgctgctgctgggatgctccaggattTGGTACTTGTGTTTCACATGGATATATCGCTTCCTTTCAATGATTTATCCCAATATCCTTCATGTTCAAACCATACGACAAGTAATTAGATCTTTGGCAGtcttttttaattattccaACTTGTGGgtctcagcctgtctttgtgGTTTCTACTGCGTAAAAATTGCCAATTTCAGGAACAGCTTCTTCATCTACCTGAAAGTAAAGCTTGACAGGATGATGCCCTGGCTCTTGTTGGGCTCAGAGATTGTAGCCTTAGCTATCAGCATCTTTATATCTGACCTCTCTGAAACTCTACAGAGGAACAACATCACTTCCACCAGTCAAGGAAATTTTTGGGAAGTAACTATCAGAAAGGATAAAcatcttttctctgcttttttactCTCCGGTTTTGTATTTGCTGCCTCATTCCTGGCAGTcatcttttctgctgttttccttctcttttccctctggagACACAAGCGCACAATGCAGACAAGCTCCATGAAAGACCTCAGCATGGATGCCCACATCAGAGCCATGAAATCTGTCCTCTCCTTCTTAGTGATGTACAGCATCAACTTTGTATGTTTGGTCTTGACAATAATTTATGCCAcgaagaaagaaaatatcatgAAACTCCTTTTATACATGTACCTGTGTGCTTTTCCAGGTGTTCATTCCCTTATTCTGATTTTCAGTAATCCCAAGCTGGAAAAGGCACTGCTGAAGATGTTCTCCTGTGTGAAGTGGGAGTTTTTCATCAAGTAGGAACTGTGATAACAGCTGGAGTATAATGCAAAATCTTGAAAACTGTAGTAAAAAGTAATTTACTTTCTGATGCAACTCTCGAGGCAGTGTAGATGATACTGATGTTCAGTCTTCAACatccaaatttaaaaaacttcATTTGTAGCATTTGAGTAAAATTATTGTGAGATaaatacattattattttatttacacatAGCTAAATATTTGAGCtacatatttttaagaaagTCATTTAGCCTTAATGGAAGGAACGATTCCTAAGTCCTGTGTGGTGAAGGGATTAATGTGGGCATGAGAGTCTGCTGGTGGGGTGATGGATCATCAGGCAGAGCCCCTTTACCTCTGCCTGGGCCCAGTGGAAGAGGGAGTGATGCTAATTGAGTGTTCAGACCCTGCCCAAGACTCACAGCCTTTGCAATCACAACCCTGGCTATCCCtcatctccacagcagctggctGCCCACCCCCATTCATGGCAGCAAGGAGGTATTTTGactgcagcctcacctgcatTTCTCCCAAAAGGATCAATTTGGCATTTCAAATCGTGCCTGGCAGAGGATGGGAATATGACCCCACTGTGCAGACAGGACAACAGGATTGCTTTGCTCTCCTCCCCAAGACAGGGAACACCTCTTGGTTAAGATTTGCTATTCCGACTGTGTCAAATTGCACCGTGGTGAAATTCTGTTCATAGGCCTGCCTGGTGGTGAAGTTGAGCTTAGTGAATTACCCATTGCTCTTCCTTGTTTGTATCTCTTTCCCTAACATATTTATAGCTAGTCCAATGTGTGTATTTATTTGTGGcaatttccaatttttatttctacaatAAAATGCATGAGTTGCAATTCTGTGACTCTGAAAGTTCTTACTGAACATGACAAGACTTACATGTTGCATTTAGCAGAATCAGAAATTCAACTGATCTGCACTCATGTCCTTTCATCACTGAGGACCAGCAAAGGCTTTATTTTATGTCAAATTTCTATACTCtaaatggaacaaaaaaatGTGCAAGACTAGAACACAAACTGGATGCAAAAAACTGATAACAATACTGCCAAGCAGCCACACATGTTTTGGTATTCACAGAATGAAATGGCTGCAATGAAGAGGTTTCTCTCTAGTTTGGTTTACCTTTCCTACTGCtgtggccctgtgctgtggcacaTATTATGGGTTGTATGAGTGCCTGGCAGTGGCTGATAGCTCAGTGTGAACGCGCTTAGCCCTGACACTCCCCAGAGGTGGTCACTGAGCTACAAAGAGCGAGGCAGGAACGGCCCCggggagctcaggggctgcagagcccccttCCCACTCCAGCCCTGCGTGTCCTCTGTGCCCCACTGCCTGCAAGGACAGGATTGCCTGCTCTGTGGGACTGCTCTCCTGGCCTGCTCTCACCTGGAGATGAGGCTGGCTTTTCCCAGTGCACTCTGGCTCAGCAAAACACCCAGACAACACGCTTTGCTCTCAATCAGGGAAACAGCTTGAGGAGTCAGGAGTGGAGGAGGCAACCTTTTAAGAGCTGACTGCAGCCCCTATTCGACTTGCCCCCGTGCTGGTCTTAGGGAGGCGCTGGGGATGAAGGAGTGAAGTTGAGCCTCAGATAAAAAGGGGTGTGGAGGGAGTGTGAtcaagttttccttttcttcctcattaTCCTGCTATATTTACCATATTTAAATgaactaaattttttttcctgttatcaACTACATTTTGTCACTCACAGTAACTGGTGAGTGGTCTCCCTGCCATTATCTTGAAACATGAGTTTTTCcatcctctttttctcttttgccctTCCTGTGGGTGAGAGAGAAGGAACAGCTCAATTGTCGCGGTGAGTGAGAACTCAGACGCTCAATATGAGTGATCAGCAAGCTTCTTTTATTGATGGGAGCATCAGATATTTATCCACAATAAATATTAGGCTCATACgtattctgtaagccaagcagTCTATAGGTTATACTACACATATCAGCTCCTCTCTTACTTCCTCCTTCCTTACGACTTACATCTTCTTTTTCTCATATCTCTTTCTCAACTACAGCATATTGTTATCACACCACAGGTATGCACAGTGTCTTTGCAGCCGTCAGGGACTCAGATTAGCTGGGTCCATTACTTTCCCAATTCTCGGTCCGCTATCCAGAGCATGTCTACGTGGCCTTGGTCATGTATACATTCCTCcacaatttccttttttctttttgcacagGCAATGTTTGATTAAATGCAGCAGATATCATCATTCA
Above is a genomic segment from Zonotrichia leucophrys gambelii isolate GWCS_2022_RI chromosome 3, RI_Zleu_2.0, whole genome shotgun sequence containing:
- the LOC135445078 gene encoding taste receptor type 2 member 9-like; protein product: MEASPFPQQSNVTAHGATTVAIITLEVFVGMWINAFIVCVLCIAWVQKKTLNSNEKILLLLGCSRIWYLCFTWIYRFLSMIYPNILHVQTIRQVIRSLAVFFNYSNLWVSACLCGFYCVKIANFRNSFFIYLKVKLDRMMPWLLLGSEIVALAISIFISDLSETLQRNNITSTSQGNFWEVTIRKDKHLFSAFLLSGFVFAASFLAVIFSAVFLLFSLWRHKRTMQTSSMKDLSMDAHIRAMKSVLSFLVMYSINFVCLVLTIIYATKKENIMKLLLYMYLCAFPGVHSLILIFSNPKLEKALLKMFSCVKWEFFIK